TCTCTTCTCTTGTTCCCATTTTATTCTCCTCAACTTAATGACTTACAACCATTATTGTGCCTTACATTTGCTCCAAAGTAAACATGACATATTTAACATCATGATCTCTTTACCCCAGCACAGTTAAAATCTCATCCGCCTGAGGGGATTCCAAAAACCTTGTCTCATCAGAATTGATGATAACCTTGTCATTCCCCTCCACAAGCTCTCCGATTACAACAGCCAAAATGCCATTTTCTCTTAGGTCAGCCACGAGTTTCTCCCCATTATCAGTTGCAAGCAAAAGAGATCCACCTGACAAAAGATGATACGGATTAAGCCCAAAGAATTCGCATATTTCAACAGTTTCCTGTCTAAGAGGAATACATCTCATATCCACCTTAAGCCCGCATCCCGCTCGGGCGGCCATGTCCCATAATCCTGCAAACACTCCGCCATTTGACAGATCATGTGCTGCAGTAATTCCGGATTCAACAGCTATATCCATCTCTTTTCCTACAAAAAGAGCTTCTCTAAGGCTTATTGCATCATCTATAAAAGGTGCCGGATATCTGCCTGTAAGTTCCTGATATTTCTCTGCTGCAAGCATCGCAGTTCCTTCCATTGCAGCCCATTTAGTCATTACAAGCATCTGACCGGGCGCCGGCTTACTGTCAAAGAGCCCTGAAGACTTACTAACATCATCACAAGATCCAACAGCCGAAACAGTTACAAGAGGCCTGTTAACTGCCGATGTAACCTCGGTATGCCCTCCGCTGTAGACAACCTTACAAAATTTTGCCGCCCTTATGGCATCAGCGACAATTTTCTTAATAACCTGTTCCTCTGCATCTATTGGTAAAAGAGCTGACACTTCCACATGGTCTGGTATAAGTCCCTGGGATACCAACCCATTAACCGCTTTTACCACACCATAAAAAGCAGCATCCTGAACATTTACAGTTACAGGAACAATTGTGGAAAAAGTCCTTTTCTTTTCAGAAAAAGCGCAGTCTGTCCCTACAGCTGCGCTTGTTGTATTCTTAAATTCTGTTCTAAGCTGCTTTAAAACAGATCTCTTTAAAGCATTCTCAGTAATCTTGCCTAATCTCATTCCGGCTCCTATATCATCCGTTAGTTGTTATAGACTCCATATCCTCAGCCACTGCCTGCTGCTGAATCTGGGCGTTTGCTGCATCAACTGCTGCCGCTGCTGCCTGAGCCGCCGCCTCAGCGTTCTCTGTTCCGGCTGCGTCTCTTGCAGCCTTGAGAGCTCCGGCTACCGCCTTGACTGTGCCAACATCTCTCGTAGCGATCGCTGTCTGGAGTTGTGCCAAAGCTGTCGCATCGGCACCTGCTGTACCTACAGTGATAATCCTTGGAACCATCTTGTATGTACTACTGTTGATCACTTCATTGCTGACTTCTGAACCATTCTCAGTAACAATCTTGCGAAGCTGAGCCTTATAACCAATGTGAGCTGACTGTGTTCCCACATAGCCGATTCCCTGAGAACCATCTGTCACATACTGATCCTCAGAGGCTGGTGTAGTCTCAAGTACCTCGCTCTTAAAAGCAACCTTCCTACCAGGATCCCTTGTCTCAACTCCATAAATTGTAAATGTAATATGCTTGTCTGAAGATGTGTATCCTTCTATATAAATAGGGTATTCAGTATTGTTAACAAATCTGAAGTTCTTGCCCCCGGACTCTGCGATAGCCGCATCGGCAGAAGGAGATACATAATTGACGATCATTGAATGATTATGTCTCTCTGTTACCTCAAGCTCCGCCAGCAATACAGCGTTATAAAGAGTTGTTGAAACCTGGCAGATTCCTCCACCAATACTCTCAACTACTATTCCATTAAGATATGAGCCTGCAGGATAATATCCGTTAGCTTCTGTAAACGGAGTGATAGTATCAAGTACATTAAATTCCTCGCCCGGATACAGTGTTGTTCCATTGATCAGCGAGCATCCATTTGCCACATTGGCAGATCTCGATGATCCTGATGTCTTATAGCTTGTAGTGAATGTACCAAGTACATCTCTGACTTTGGACAAATCCTCAGCACTTCCAAGCGGAGCATCCTCTTTAATTGAAAGAGAAACAGCTCCATTGTCG
The sequence above is a segment of the Butyrivibrio proteoclasticus B316 genome. Coding sequences within it:
- a CDS encoding AIR synthase-related protein gives rise to the protein MRLGKITENALKRSVLKQLRTEFKNTTSAAVGTDCAFSEKKRTFSTIVPVTVNVQDAAFYGVVKAVNGLVSQGLIPDHVEVSALLPIDAEEQVIKKIVADAIRAAKFCKVVYSGGHTEVTSAVNRPLVTVSAVGSCDDVSKSSGLFDSKPAPGQMLVMTKWAAMEGTAMLAAEKYQELTGRYPAPFIDDAISLREALFVGKEMDIAVESGITAAHDLSNGGVFAGLWDMAARAGCGLKVDMRCIPLRQETVEICEFFGLNPYHLLSGGSLLLATDNGEKLVADLRENGILAVVIGELVEGNDKVIINSDETRFLESPQADEILTVLG
- a CDS encoding VanW family protein; this encodes MKKFLGGVLLFIGVLLLLPGIRTKAADGRTIANGVYIGDIDVSGMTVSDATAAVHSYFDKMAGAEITLDAGEGRSLQVSGEDLGISWKNPQIIEDAYSLGHKGNVIQRYKALKDLEKEGHRFDIEYGFNDEHLQEIVGDRCSSFNQDKVNYTLKKTADGFTVTEGQTGYVVDVDQSIAAIKNFVTSGWNGDNGAVSLSIKEDAPLGSAEDLSKVRDVLGTFTTSYKTSGSSRSANVANGCSLINGTTLYPGEEFNVLDTITPFTEANGYYPAGSYLNGIVVESIGGGICQVSTTLYNAVLLAELEVTERHNHSMIVNYVSPSADAAIAESGGKNFRFVNNTEYPIYIEGYTSSDKHITFTIYGVETRDPGRKVAFKSEVLETTPASEDQYVTDGSQGIGYVGTQSAHIGYKAQLRKIVTENGSEVSNEVINSSTYKMVPRIITVGTAGADATALAQLQTAIATRDVGTVKAVAGALKAARDAAGTENAEAAAQAAAAAVDAANAQIQQQAVAEDMESITTNG